From one Brevundimonas sp. PAMC22021 genomic stretch:
- a CDS encoding efflux RND transporter permease subunit, which produces MISDLSVRRPVFAAVASIVLCVIGLAAFFFLPVRELPDVDPPIVSVNTSYAGASAEVIESRITEPIEQQIAGIQGVERLNSTSRDGRSNVNIEFSLDRNIDDAANDVRDRVSRVIGNLPDQADPPEVAKADSDSQPIIILFLRSTSMNRLQLTDYADRNLVDQLATVPGVAQVNIYGEQRYAMRIWLDPAALAARNLTVTDVETALTTQNVELPAGSLESTSKDYTVRVARNYARPQDFAQLPIGTRGSASVSNATATGTGSGSAAIIQGQPTYVTRLGDIARVEEAPEEDRRLFRGNGVDQIGLAVTRQAQSNDLAISDGVKAMMEEIQPSLPPGTELAIGSDNSVFTSHAIDEVWITIGISMALVALVNFIFLGSLRAALIPSIVAPICLLATFIVLAPLGFSLNLLTLLALVLAIGLVVDDAIVVVENIQRRLDLGEPPLVAAERGARQVFFAVVATTVVLLSVFAPLLFLPGYIGRLFVELAAAIAAAVAFSAFLALTLSPMLASKILKPAHGGGWVARRVDRAMDGLKNSYGASLSALLGRRAAVFGVAGLILLVGGGAAAIFFTLPDELVPPEDRGRVSVRVQGPEGAGFDYTRRIMLGLEPILEEYRASGEADSYLVSAPGFGGGSYNSGNANLTLSDWSVRDRSADEIAQELNRKLRGQTDAQVNASTPGAFQRGGGNSNSVEMIVTGSEYSQIYAWLQPVLAASLENPGFSRPRLNYEPNSPRLLVDVDPQKAAALGVSSQTIGRTLETMFGSRRATTYIKGGQEYNVILQTERDNRREVGDLEALYVATGGGQLVPLSAVVTTETTGDTPERRRLDRQRSISLQADLNPGTTIADAVSFLEAEAAKQQTSGVTLQWGGAARDQQEAGGAVAAAFGLALLLVFLVLAAQFESWITPAVIMLTVPLAAAGGLFGLLMAGSSLNIYSQIGLIILIGVAAKNGILIVEFANQLRDQGRSISEAIIESSTLRLRPIIMTSIATAFGALPLVLWQGAGAGSRQTIGVVIFTGAIFATLLTLFVVPVIYGVLARFTKSPEYTARKIEEWEAQETPRPEGLAPAE; this is translated from the coding sequence ATGATTTCCGACCTTTCGGTCCGCCGTCCGGTTTTCGCGGCCGTCGCCTCCATCGTCCTGTGCGTCATCGGCCTGGCCGCCTTCTTCTTCCTGCCGGTGCGCGAGTTGCCGGACGTCGATCCGCCGATCGTCTCGGTCAACACCAGCTATGCGGGCGCCTCGGCCGAAGTGATCGAGAGCCGGATCACCGAGCCGATTGAGCAGCAGATCGCCGGCATCCAGGGCGTCGAGCGACTGAACTCGACCAGCCGCGACGGCCGGTCCAACGTCAACATCGAGTTCTCGCTGGACCGCAACATCGACGATGCGGCCAACGATGTGCGCGACCGGGTCTCGCGCGTGATCGGCAATCTGCCGGACCAGGCCGATCCGCCCGAAGTGGCCAAGGCCGATTCGGACAGCCAGCCGATCATCATCCTGTTCCTGCGCTCGACCAGCATGAACCGGCTGCAGCTGACCGACTATGCCGACCGCAACCTGGTGGACCAGCTGGCGACCGTGCCGGGCGTTGCCCAGGTCAACATCTATGGCGAGCAGCGCTACGCCATGCGCATCTGGCTGGACCCGGCGGCGTTGGCCGCACGAAACCTGACCGTCACCGACGTCGAGACGGCTCTGACCACTCAGAACGTGGAGCTGCCGGCGGGCTCGCTGGAGTCCACGTCCAAGGACTATACGGTACGCGTCGCCCGCAACTATGCGCGACCGCAGGATTTCGCCCAGCTGCCGATCGGCACGCGCGGCTCGGCCTCGGTGTCGAACGCCACCGCGACCGGCACCGGCAGCGGCTCGGCCGCCATCATCCAGGGCCAGCCGACCTATGTGACGCGTCTGGGCGACATCGCCCGCGTCGAGGAAGCGCCCGAAGAGGACCGCCGCCTGTTCCGCGGCAATGGCGTGGACCAGATCGGCCTGGCCGTGACGCGTCAGGCCCAGTCCAACGACCTGGCCATCTCCGACGGCGTCAAGGCGATGATGGAGGAGATCCAGCCGAGTCTGCCGCCGGGAACCGAACTGGCTATCGGCTCGGACAATTCGGTCTTCACCTCGCACGCCATCGACGAGGTCTGGATCACCATCGGCATCTCCATGGCTCTGGTGGCTCTGGTCAACTTCATCTTCCTGGGCAGCCTGCGCGCGGCCCTGATCCCGTCGATCGTGGCCCCGATCTGTCTCTTGGCCACCTTTATCGTGCTGGCTCCGCTGGGCTTCTCGCTGAATCTGCTGACGCTGCTGGCGCTGGTGCTGGCGATCGGGCTGGTGGTCGATGACGCCATTGTCGTGGTCGAGAACATCCAGCGCCGCCTGGACCTGGGCGAGCCGCCGCTGGTCGCGGCCGAGCGGGGGGCGCGCCAGGTGTTCTTTGCGGTCGTGGCGACGACCGTCGTGCTGCTGTCGGTGTTCGCGCCGCTGTTGTTCCTGCCGGGCTACATCGGACGGCTGTTCGTTGAGCTGGCGGCGGCGATCGCGGCGGCGGTGGCCTTCTCGGCCTTCCTGGCGCTTACGCTGTCGCCGATGCTGGCGTCCAAGATCCTGAAGCCGGCGCATGGCGGCGGCTGGGTCGCTCGTCGCGTCGACCGGGCGATGGACGGGCTGAAGAACTCGTACGGCGCCTCGCTGTCGGCCTTGCTGGGGCGTCGCGCGGCGGTGTTCGGCGTCGCCGGCCTGATCCTGCTGGTCGGCGGCGGCGCGGCCGCCATCTTCTTCACCCTGCCGGACGAACTGGTGCCGCCGGAAGACCGGGGGCGCGTCAGCGTGCGTGTGCAGGGACCCGAAGGCGCGGGCTTCGACTACACCCGCCGGATCATGCTGGGGCTGGAGCCGATCCTGGAGGAGTACCGGGCCTCGGGCGAAGCCGACAGCTACCTGGTGTCCGCGCCCGGGTTCGGCGGCGGCAGCTACAACTCGGGCAACGCCAACCTGACGCTGTCCGACTGGTCGGTGCGGGATCGCTCGGCCGACGAGATCGCGCAGGAGCTGAACCGAAAGCTGCGCGGCCAGACGGACGCCCAGGTTAACGCCTCCACGCCCGGAGCCTTCCAGCGCGGCGGCGGCAACTCCAACTCGGTCGAGATGATCGTGACGGGGTCCGAATACAGCCAGATCTACGCCTGGCTGCAGCCTGTGCTGGCCGCTTCGCTGGAGAACCCCGGCTTCTCGCGTCCGCGGCTGAACTATGAGCCGAACTCGCCGCGTCTGCTGGTCGATGTCGATCCGCAAAAGGCGGCGGCGCTCGGCGTGTCGTCGCAGACCATCGGGCGAACGCTGGAGACCATGTTCGGCTCTCGCCGCGCCACGACCTACATCAAGGGCGGGCAGGAGTACAACGTGATCCTGCAGACCGAGCGGGACAATCGCCGCGAGGTCGGCGATCTCGAGGCGCTGTATGTGGCGACCGGCGGCGGGCAGCTGGTGCCGCTCTCGGCCGTGGTCACCACCGAGACGACCGGCGACACGCCCGAGCGGCGCCGCCTCGACCGACAACGCTCGATATCGCTGCAGGCGGACCTGAACCCCGGCACCACCATCGCCGATGCCGTCAGCTTCCTGGAGGCGGAGGCCGCCAAGCAGCAGACCAGCGGCGTCACCCTGCAGTGGGGCGGGGCGGCGCGCGATCAGCAGGAGGCGGGCGGCGCGGTCGCGGCGGCTTTCGGGCTGGCGCTGCTCTTGGTGTTCCTGGTGCTGGCGGCTCAGTTCGAAAGCTGGATCACGCCGGCGGTGATCATGCTGACGGTGCCCTTGGCGGCGGCGGGCGGGTTGTTTGGCCTGCTGATGGCTGGGTCGAGCCTCAACATCTACTCGCAGATTGGCCTGATCATCCTGATCGGGGTGGCGGCCAAGAACGGCATTCTGATCGTGGAGTTCGCCAACCAGCTGCGCGACCAGGGCCGGTCGATCAGCG
- a CDS encoding efflux RND transporter periplasmic adaptor subunit, protein MIKRHFFLIAAACLLAAMVVAAIVKIGFAGDEQGGAGGPGGPGGGGGGRGQQVSEAVIAPRQFSDQIRVLGVARGLRSVNITSSTTELITRVLFTDGQRVAAGAPLVELQAREEDAAIIQARAAVAQARREYERYQALAERGIAPRVTAEDAETALETAQAALSAAQARRGDRLIRAPFAGTLGLSTVTAGTLINPGAVIATLDDTSSVRVDFPLPERYLNQLRPGAVITATADAYGDEAFQGRIALIDTRVNETTRAATARAEFANPGGRIRPGMLLRVAVQQGQRQAPAAPEAAVQYQGDGAFVYRIARGDNGSTAQRVEVQTGAVENGFVEIIAGLEAGDRIVGSGLNRIQPGAPVTTGRVQGRPAAQAPAASGAAAR, encoded by the coding sequence GTGATCAAACGCCACTTCTTTCTTATAGCCGCCGCTTGCCTCCTGGCCGCCATGGTCGTCGCCGCGATCGTCAAGATCGGCTTCGCAGGTGACGAACAAGGCGGAGCCGGCGGGCCGGGCGGCCCAGGCGGGGGTGGTGGAGGACGCGGGCAGCAGGTGTCCGAAGCGGTGATCGCGCCACGCCAGTTCTCCGATCAGATTCGCGTGCTGGGCGTGGCGAGGGGATTGCGGTCGGTCAACATCACCTCCTCGACGACCGAGTTGATCACCCGCGTCCTGTTCACCGACGGCCAGCGCGTCGCCGCCGGCGCTCCGCTGGTCGAGCTGCAGGCGCGCGAGGAAGACGCCGCCATCATCCAGGCGCGAGCCGCCGTCGCCCAGGCGCGACGGGAGTATGAGCGCTATCAGGCGCTCGCCGAACGCGGCATCGCTCCCCGCGTGACGGCCGAAGACGCCGAGACGGCGCTGGAGACGGCGCAGGCCGCGCTGTCGGCGGCGCAGGCGCGACGCGGCGATCGGCTGATCCGGGCGCCCTTCGCCGGGACACTTGGCCTCAGCACCGTGACGGCCGGCACCCTGATAAACCCGGGCGCGGTGATCGCGACGCTGGACGACACCTCCTCGGTGCGCGTCGATTTCCCCCTGCCGGAGCGATATCTGAATCAGCTGCGGCCCGGAGCGGTGATCACCGCCACCGCCGACGCCTATGGCGACGAGGCCTTTCAAGGCCGGATCGCCTTGATCGACACGCGTGTGAACGAAACGACGCGCGCCGCCACGGCTCGCGCCGAGTTCGCCAATCCGGGCGGCCGCATCCGGCCCGGCATGCTGCTGCGCGTGGCGGTTCAGCAAGGCCAGCGCCAGGCGCCGGCCGCGCCGGAAGCCGCGGTGCAGTATCAGGGCGACGGGGCGTTCGTGTACCGCATCGCGCGCGGCGACAACGGCTCGACCGCCCAGCGCGTCGAGGTTCAGACCGGCGCAGTCGAGAACGGCTTTGTGGAGATCATCGCCGGGCTCGAGGCCGGCGACCGCATCGTCGGATCGGGCCTTAACCGCATCCAGCCTGGCGCGCCGGTGACCACGGGCCGCGTCCAGGGACGGCCGGCGGCTCAAGCCCCGGCCGCGAGTGGAGCCGCCGCGCGATGA
- a CDS encoding class II aldolase/adducin family protein codes for MADGAAGAMQARVSAEEWRTRVDLAALYRLVALNGWDDMIFTHISARVPGPEHHFLINPYGWYFEEMTASSLVKVDLEGNIVDQTDSFINPAGFTIHSAVHAAREDAKFVMHLHTVAGVGVAAQKEGLLPLGQNACLLQHQVAYHGYEGLALNHEERERLVADLGDKPLMLLRNHGTLAVGETAAQAWVGMFFLERACAQQIAALSAGRDGVLMAPDAAQAETKEQGRGVGFISALAWPGALRMLDRKSPGYDA; via the coding sequence ATGGCGGACGGAGCGGCTGGCGCGATGCAGGCCAGGGTCTCGGCGGAGGAGTGGCGCACGCGGGTCGATCTGGCTGCGCTCTACCGGCTGGTGGCGCTTAACGGGTGGGACGACATGATCTTCACCCATATTTCCGCACGCGTCCCCGGACCCGAGCACCATTTCCTGATCAATCCCTATGGCTGGTATTTCGAGGAGATGACGGCCTCGTCGCTGGTCAAGGTCGACCTTGAAGGAAACATCGTCGACCAGACCGACAGCTTCATCAACCCGGCGGGCTTCACCATCCACTCGGCGGTGCATGCCGCGCGTGAGGACGCCAAGTTCGTCATGCACCTGCATACGGTCGCCGGCGTGGGCGTGGCCGCTCAGAAGGAGGGCCTGTTGCCGCTGGGTCAGAACGCCTGCCTGCTTCAGCATCAGGTCGCCTATCATGGCTACGAAGGCCTGGCCCTGAACCATGAAGAGCGCGAACGGCTGGTGGCGGACCTCGGCGACAAGCCGCTGATGCTGCTGCGCAACCATGGCACCCTGGCGGTGGGCGAGACGGCTGCCCAAGCCTGGGTCGGCATGTTCTTTCTGGAGCGCGCCTGCGCCCAGCAGATCGCGGCCTTGTCCGCCGGACGCGACGGGGTGCTGATGGCGCCGGATGCGGCGCAGGCCGAGACGAAGGAGCAGGGACGCGGCGTCGGCTTCATCTCGGCCCTGGCCTGGCCGGGCGCACTAAGAATGCTGGATCGCAAGTCGCCGGGCTACGACGCGTGA
- a CDS encoding DUF2336 domain-containing protein has translation MSSAVTIDRPEGAIADAPAMADLVELARSRSADDRRRLLSGVLTLCRTEPGVRASPVLSDIFMTLARQAERDVRFALSQALAAADWAPPPLIHILALDDIEIARPIIAASPLLADADLLRILVEATLEHQIEVARRPHLSPVVADAIIDQAEPAPLTALAGNTSARLSDEAMRRLVEHSRRIAGLRSPLSRHPRLTEVLAAQLYAWVGQALREAINERFQIEDARLAPAIDRAVDQARGRTGSFSLGATDPAASDEADRRLVMKLQAGGQLRAGLLVRALREDRLSLFENVLAALTGFPFSQIQAALRAPGPEALFLACTAAGVDKAVFSPMLLEVRRLCGGLPGGDAHWRPPVVTREGAAQMFRRLTAAPHSSAV, from the coding sequence GTGTCCAGCGCCGTCACCATAGACCGGCCCGAGGGCGCCATCGCTGACGCACCAGCGATGGCGGACCTGGTGGAACTGGCGCGCAGCCGGTCGGCGGACGATCGTCGGCGCCTGCTGTCGGGCGTTCTGACGCTCTGTCGAACCGAACCGGGCGTTCGCGCCTCGCCCGTTCTCAGCGACATCTTCATGACGCTGGCCAGGCAGGCGGAACGAGACGTGCGGTTCGCCCTGTCCCAGGCGCTGGCCGCAGCCGACTGGGCGCCGCCGCCGCTGATCCACATTCTGGCCCTTGACGACATAGAGATCGCGCGTCCGATTATCGCCGCCAGCCCCTTGCTGGCCGATGCGGACCTCTTGCGCATCCTGGTCGAGGCGACGCTTGAGCATCAGATCGAGGTGGCCCGACGCCCGCACCTGTCGCCCGTTGTGGCCGACGCCATCATCGACCAGGCGGAGCCGGCACCGCTGACGGCGCTCGCCGGCAATACCTCTGCACGCCTCAGCGATGAGGCGATGCGCCGGCTGGTCGAGCATTCGCGCCGGATCGCGGGCCTGCGCTCGCCCTTGTCTCGTCACCCGCGCCTGACCGAGGTCCTGGCCGCGCAACTCTATGCATGGGTGGGCCAGGCGCTGCGAGAGGCGATCAACGAACGCTTCCAGATCGAGGATGCGAGGCTGGCTCCGGCCATCGATCGCGCGGTCGACCAGGCGCGCGGCCGCACCGGCTCCTTTTCCCTCGGGGCGACCGACCCGGCCGCCAGCGACGAGGCGGATCGCCGGCTGGTGATGAAGTTGCAGGCCGGCGGCCAGCTTAGGGCCGGCCTTCTGGTTCGAGCCCTGCGAGAGGACCGCCTCAGCCTGTTCGAAAACGTGCTGGCGGCGCTGACGGGATTTCCATTCAGCCAGATCCAGGCGGCCCTGCGTGCGCCCGGCCCAGAGGCGCTGTTCCTCGCCTGCACCGCCGCCGGTGTCGACAAGGCGGTGTTCTCACCCATGCTGCTGGAAGTGCGCAGACTCTGTGGCGGCCTGCCGGGCGGAGATGCGCACTGGCGTCCGCCCGTCGTCACGCGAGAGGGCGCCGCGCAGATGTTTCGACGGTTGACCGCGGCGCCTCACAGCTCTGCGGTTTGA
- a CDS encoding NAD kinase — translation MTAVLDPRSPGTSPRLAFVASDRPEAQSARRELSARYGGVTEDEADVIVSLGGDGQMLETLHANLRRGTPVFGMNRGSVGFLMNDYAEDDLLERIAEAERTVIHPLQMDAWSETGAVQTGLALNEVSLLRQTRQSAKLRITIDGKVRLEELICDGCLVATPAGSTAYNLSAHGPIIPLDARIMALTPISAFRPRRWRGALLSHGARVRFEVLEPDKRPVSATADGFEVRRVARVDVFERRDLQLTMLFDAGRSFDERVLAEQFAG, via the coding sequence GTGACAGCCGTTCTTGATCCACGATCGCCGGGCACAAGTCCGCGCCTGGCCTTTGTCGCCAGCGACCGACCGGAAGCCCAGTCGGCTCGGCGTGAGCTCTCCGCGCGCTATGGAGGCGTTACCGAGGACGAAGCCGACGTCATCGTCTCCCTGGGCGGCGACGGGCAGATGCTGGAGACGCTGCACGCGAATCTCCGGCGCGGCACCCCGGTGTTCGGCATGAACCGAGGCTCCGTCGGCTTTCTGATGAACGACTACGCCGAGGACGACCTTCTGGAGCGGATCGCCGAGGCCGAGCGCACCGTCATTCATCCGCTGCAGATGGACGCCTGGAGCGAAACAGGGGCGGTGCAGACCGGCCTTGCCCTCAACGAAGTGTCGCTGCTGCGCCAGACGCGCCAAAGCGCCAAGTTGCGGATCACCATCGACGGCAAGGTCCGGCTGGAAGAACTGATTTGCGACGGCTGCCTGGTGGCCACGCCCGCCGGTTCCACCGCCTACAACCTGTCGGCGCACGGGCCGATCATACCGCTGGATGCACGGATCATGGCGCTGACGCCCATCAGCGCCTTTCGCCCGCGTCGGTGGCGCGGCGCGCTTCTGTCCCACGGCGCGCGGGTCCGGTTCGAGGTGCTGGAGCCGGACAAGCGGCCGGTCAGCGCCACGGCGGACGGCTTCGAAGTGCGACGGGTCGCCCGCGTCGATGTGTTCGAGCGCCGCGACCTGCAGCTGACCATGCTGTTTGACGCGGGCCGCTCATTCGACGAGCGGGTGCTGGCCGAACAGTTCGCTGGCTAG
- a CDS encoding Hpt domain-containing protein, whose translation MSNPAQVIRPPNTLRAKVGGGFGINADAIAKAEEALKAMSAQFAQWLQDEIAKLDKAQADIRTLGYTPETAEALYFRAHDLKGLGTTYEYPLVTRIAGSLCKMLDDPARRMGAPVVIIDAHIDAIRAVVRDGIKTDDHPTGRALAETLEARVAEHLA comes from the coding sequence ATGAGCAATCCGGCCCAGGTCATCCGGCCGCCCAACACCCTCCGCGCAAAGGTCGGCGGCGGTTTCGGCATCAACGCCGACGCGATCGCCAAGGCCGAAGAAGCGCTGAAGGCGATGTCCGCCCAGTTCGCTCAATGGCTGCAGGACGAGATCGCCAAGCTCGACAAGGCGCAGGCCGACATCCGCACCCTTGGCTACACGCCGGAGACCGCCGAGGCTCTTTATTTCCGCGCCCATGACCTGAAGGGCCTGGGCACGACCTACGAATATCCGCTGGTGACCCGGATCGCCGGGTCGCTGTGCAAGATGCTCGACGATCCGGCGCGGCGCATGGGCGCTCCCGTGGTCATCATCGATGCGCACATCGATGCGATTCGCGCGGTGGTTCGCGACGGCATCAAGACAGACGACCACCCGACTGGCCGCGCCCTGGCGGAGACGCTCGAAGCGCGGGTCGCCGAACACCTGGCCTAG
- a CDS encoding DUF2336 domain-containing protein → MTAFRARLTDVDIRRLVKAEDEDERAEAAHKLCRSMERATLDPADRAAAQKILRVLAQDAAELVRRAMAVTLKSSDLIPNDVARRLAADVDSIALPMIGFSPAFSDDDLIEIVRAGSGVRQTAVAARPRVSRDVAEVLAAEGAETAVRTLAANDNADLSERSLAVIVDRYGGAPEVVAAVAYRQALPLEITERLIAFASDAVREHLVTRHAVTAETAIRLSQFARERATVDLVDQAAASADIAGFVTQLNARRALTPSLLLRGLARGQMTLLEHGLAELANTPHARAWQMVHDAGPLGLKAIYDRAGLPPRLFQAFRAGVDTWRALQAEGADTSGDAFRGKMLERFLTQRPNTSRDDLAYLMERLDVPARPQRMAAA, encoded by the coding sequence ATGACCGCCTTTCGCGCCCGCCTGACCGATGTCGACATCCGCCGGCTGGTCAAGGCCGAGGACGAGGACGAACGCGCCGAGGCCGCCCACAAGCTGTGCCGCAGCATGGAGCGGGCGACGCTTGATCCGGCGGACCGGGCGGCGGCGCAGAAGATACTGCGGGTTTTGGCTCAGGACGCGGCCGAGCTCGTCAGGCGCGCCATGGCCGTGACGCTGAAAAGCTCGGACCTCATCCCCAATGACGTCGCGCGGCGACTGGCGGCGGATGTGGATTCCATCGCCCTGCCGATGATCGGCTTCTCGCCTGCCTTCAGCGACGACGACCTGATCGAGATCGTGCGCGCCGGCTCAGGCGTGCGTCAGACGGCGGTGGCGGCGCGCCCTCGCGTGTCGCGCGACGTGGCCGAGGTGCTGGCGGCGGAGGGGGCGGAGACCGCGGTGCGCACCCTGGCCGCCAACGACAACGCCGACCTGTCGGAGCGGTCGCTGGCCGTCATCGTCGATCGATACGGCGGCGCTCCAGAGGTCGTGGCCGCCGTGGCCTATCGCCAGGCGCTGCCGCTGGAGATTACCGAGCGGCTGATCGCGTTCGCCAGCGACGCGGTGCGCGAACACCTGGTCACGCGCCACGCCGTGACCGCCGAGACGGCCATCCGCCTGTCGCAGTTCGCGCGCGAGCGGGCCACCGTCGATCTGGTGGATCAGGCGGCGGCCAGCGCCGACATCGCGGGCTTTGTCACCCAGTTGAACGCCCGACGGGCGCTGACGCCGTCGCTGCTGCTGCGCGGGCTGGCGCGCGGTCAGATGACGCTGCTGGAGCATGGACTGGCCGAACTGGCCAACACGCCGCACGCGCGCGCCTGGCAGATGGTGCATGACGCCGGACCGCTGGGGCTGAAGGCGATCTACGATCGCGCGGGGCTTCCGCCGCGCCTGTTCCAGGCCTTTCGAGCCGGTGTCGACACCTGGCGCGCCCTGCAGGCCGAGGGGGCCGACACCAGCGGCGACGCCTTTCGCGGCAAGATGCTGGAGCGCTTTCTGACGCAGCGGCCGAATACCTCGCGTGACGACCTGGCCTATCTGATGGAGCGGCTGGACGTGCCCGCGCGGCCTCAGCGGATGGCGGCCGCCTGA